Genomic window (Rathayibacter sp. VKM Ac-2760):
CGGGCCGGAGAGGAAGTGCTCGCCGCCGAGCCCGCCGACGCGCAGCAGGTTGAAGATCGTGACGTCGACGATCAGGCCGAGGACGCCGACGACGCCGAACTTCAGCACGTAGGAGATCAGACCGCTGTAGAGCGTCTTCGCGAGCGCGATCGGTCCCCTGGCCATCGGCTCAGACCTCCGTCGGCTGCGGCGGGCGGGTGCGCGAGCCCTCGCGCACCCGGATCTTGAGCAGGATCCAGAGCGCCTCGAAGCCGTCCTTGACGGTGATCTTCTTCCCCTCCTCGCGCGTGCGGGCCTTATAGCTGATGCCGACCTCGTAGGGGCGGTAGCCGCGGGCCAGGAGCTTCGCGGTGACCTCCGCCTCCATCCCGAAGCCCTTCTCCTTGATCTCCAGCGAGCGGTAGAGGCTCAGCGGCATCAGCTTGAAGCAGGTCTCCACGTCGGAGACGTAGGCGTTGAAGAGGATGTTCGTGACGAGGTTCACGCCCTTGTTCCCGATCACGTACCAGTAGGAGAACGACGTGTGGCTGCCGAAGGTGCGGTTGCCGTAGACCAGCTGCGCCTCGCCGTCCAGGACGGGCTGCAGCAGCGTCGGGATCTCGCTGGGACGGTACTCCTCGTCGGCGTCGCAGATGATCACGTAGTCGCCGGTCGCCTCCTGGACCGCACGGCTGATGGCCGCCCCCTTGCCCTGGTTCACGCTCTGGTGGAAGACGCGGATGCGCGGATCGTCGAGCGCGTCCAGGATCTGCTTCGTGCGGTCCCGGCTGCCGTCGTTCACGATCACGAACTCGATCTCGACGCCCTCCTGGAACCGGATCGCGAGGACGCGATCGACGGCCTTCTGCAGGGTCGCCTGCTCGTTGTACACGGGCATCAGGATGGAAAGCTTCACGGGGCGGAGGGTCTCTCTGGACGGCGGCCGGGGAACGACGGCGCTGATCGGGCTACGGCGCGGGGACGACGGTGGACTCGAACCAGGCGATGGTCTTCGCCAGTCCGTCCTCGAGGGAGACGGTGGGCTCCCAGCCGAGGATCTCGCGCGCCTTGGTGATGTCGGGCTTGCGCCGCTCCGGGTCGTCGACCGGGCGCGGCTCGTACTGGATCTGCGAGTCGCTGCCGATGATCGCGACGATCCGGCGGGCGATCTCGCCCAGTTCCAGCTCGTCGACCGAGCCGAGGTTGATCGGCCCGGAATCCCGCGAGTCGGCCATCCGCAGGATCCCGTCGACGAGGTCGTCGACGTAGAGCAGCGAGCGGGTCTGGGTGCCGTCGCCGTGCATCGGGATCGGCGCTCCGGCGAGGGCGGCCTTCACGAACGCCGGGACGGCACGGCCGTCGTCGATGTCCATGTTCGGGCCGTAGGTGTTGAAGATCCGGATCACCCCGGTGTCGACCGCGAAGTAGCGGCGGTACGCGAACGTGATCGCCTCCGCGTAGCGCTTCGCCTCGTCGTAGACGCTGCGCGGCCCGTTCGGATTGACGTTGCCCCAGTACTCCTCGTGCTGCGGGTGCACGTGCGGGTCGCCGTAGACCTCGGAGGTCGAGGAGACCACGAAGCGGGCATCGTCGCGCTTGGCGACCTCGAGCAGGGCCTCCGTCACGCGGGATCCCGCGTGCAGGGTCTCGATCGGATGCGCCAGATAGCGCGGCGGTGAGGCCGGTGACGCGAAATGCAGCACCACGTCGAAGCGACCGGGCACGGCGAGGGCGTTCACGGCGTCGTCCTGGACGAAGGTGAAGTGCTCGTGTCCGCGCAGAGGCTCGAGATTGCGGGTCGAGCCGGTCAGCAGCGAGTCGATGACGACGACGCTGTCACCGCGGCGGAGGATCTCGGCCGCGAGGTGGGAGCCGAGAAATCCGGCGCCTCCGGCGAGAAGGTGAGTGCGGGGCATGGTCGTGGATCGCCTCCTCGGGAAGCTGGAGCGCAGGGGTGCGGGTCGGGCTGCCCGCAGAACCTCATGAAATTACCATAGGGTTCCGGAGCGCCCCGGCTCCCCGCACCGCCCCCGTTCCCCGCCGGGTGCCCGAGCGAAGGACGTACGCCCAGATGAGTCCCGAGGACGC
Coding sequences:
- a CDS encoding glycosyltransferase family 2 protein, whose amino-acid sequence is MKLSILMPVYNEQATLQKAVDRVLAIRFQEGVEIEFVIVNDGSRDRTKQILDALDDPRIRVFHQSVNQGKGAAISRAVQEATGDYVIICDADEEYRPSEIPTLLQPVLDGEAQLVYGNRTFGSHTSFSYWYVIGNKGVNLVTNILFNAYVSDVETCFKLMPLSLYRSLEIKEKGFGMEAEVTAKLLARGYRPYEVGISYKARTREEGKKITVKDGFEALWILLKIRVREGSRTRPPQPTEV
- a CDS encoding NAD-dependent epimerase/dehydratase family protein; its protein translation is MPRTHLLAGGAGFLGSHLAAEILRRGDSVVVIDSLLTGSTRNLEPLRGHEHFTFVQDDAVNALAVPGRFDVVLHFASPASPPRYLAHPIETLHAGSRVTEALLEVAKRDDARFVVSSTSEVYGDPHVHPQHEEYWGNVNPNGPRSVYDEAKRYAEAITFAYRRYFAVDTGVIRIFNTYGPNMDIDDGRAVPAFVKAALAGAPIPMHGDGTQTRSLLYVDDLVDGILRMADSRDSGPINLGSVDELELGEIARRIVAIIGSDSQIQYEPRPVDDPERRKPDITKAREILGWEPTVSLEDGLAKTIAWFESTVVPAP